In the genome of Arachis stenosperma cultivar V10309 chromosome 6, arast.V10309.gnm1.PFL2, whole genome shotgun sequence, the window acataaaaatccacttccgggcccacttggtgtgtgcttgggctgagcaatgaagcattttcgtgtagagactcttcttggagttaaacgccagctttggtgccagtttgggcgtttaactcccattttggtgccagttccggcgtttaacgctggaatttctgaaggtgactttgaacgccggtttgggccatcaaatcttgagcaaagtatggactatcatatattgctggaaagcccaggatgtctactttccaacgccgttgagagcgcgccaattgggcttctgtagctccagaaaatccacttcgagtgcagggaggtcagaatccaacagcatctgcagtccttttcagtctctgtatcagatttttgctcaggtccctcaatttcagccagaaaatacttgaaatcacagaaaaacacacaaactcatagtaaagtccagaaaagtgagttttaactaaaaactaataaaaatatactaaaaactaactagatcatactaaaaacatactaaaaataatgccaaaaagcgtacaaattatccgctcatcagacgcACAGGCAGGGGAAAGGGCTCTGGTAGCAGTGCTAGCATAGGTTGTGCGCGTGCACATCAATGAAGAATTAcaacctgtgcggacgcacaagtCAGGAAGGGACGTCTGTTAGGGGCGCTCGCCCAGCTTGTGCGAGTGAACAGACTTTATAAATTTtagtacctgtgcgtacgcacactttcaaaatcttcattggtgtgcgcacgcacacacgctgtttcataattttaaactttattttcaactatttcaccttcccgacaaggttgtaagcttctataacactATTTTAAGACTCTTTGACTTATTTTCGGGTACTAGAACATGGAAATGGTCCTAGGTGGTTTAGTTTGGGTTTTTCTTTGAAAGGCTAGCAAACGGAGGTTTAGGTTTCTGGTGCATTGTAGAAGAGTTAGTTGAGAGGGAAGAAAGAGTGGTGCACATGGTGATTGTTAACAATGAATTGGGAAATTGATGAACTAATGAGCCCGAAATGGGAGTAATGAATTGATGATGGTTATGATGAGTTGAAGACTCGAAGGGGGGAATGATCATCTTGTTGAATAGTGAGAGTGTGCCAGGCATTACATCCTTGGGTTAAGTATGATAAGTGTGCAAAGTATTATGTCCTTGTGATTGAACCATGATTGATAATCTTTTCTGCTGCAAGAGTGggccaggcactatatccttgggtTATGCATGCAAGTGTACCCGGCACTATATCTGTGGGTCAATAGAGTGGGCCTGACACTATATTCGTGGGTGCGGCAGAAAAGTGACATCCAaaaggatgtgtcgggttggaaTTTATGGACTGACAAGTCatatcacgagccaataggatagacattcatcatatgcatcttctacatgcttgtttgctttgattaattgagtttgcctaattgtaAAACATGTCTACTTGCTTCGTGAATTACTTGTTGTATATGAAAACTATCTGTGTTTTATTTGTTTGCATCAATTGTGTTTGTCTGGTGCTAAGGAGGTTaggtaggcggtggcgatgggatcgcatagAGGTTAGGTTGGCGATGGCTGTGGGATACAGCAATGTGAttagtattagttagaatccCCTTAAGTTTAGACAACCCTGGTTTATGGTCTAAgttctattatatttatttattttgttttaagcttgaatatcaGTATGTGATGTGGAGTTTTAGGATTGCTTTCGGCGTCCATGGGCTTTACATCTTACATCATTGGGCActattaccatactgagaactggatactttgttgttgtttttcagatgcaggtcgtaaTCTACTTTGGTGAGATTGCAGATTTGGTGACAGAGCGGCGTATGGTTCCTCCTTGGTTTAATGTACATTACTTTGTCATAGTTACTTTCACATCTTTTTGTGTTTTAACTTTGTGGCCATAGAGGCTTACTTGAGAGATAGGTTGTATAAgcttttttaattctaaaactCTGTATAACTCTATTTGTAACTAGTCGGCTTAAACTCCTCAAGCTGCGGCTAGTTTCCTATGTTTATATTACTATATCTATACATTTGTTCTATTCTCTTGCACCTATACCTTGTATCTTGTGTGTTAGTTTCGTGTGAACGTTTTGCGCTTCTGAAATTCTGTTTTTGAGCTTACTCCTTCATCAGGCTTctagattatattatttctttctatatataaatatgtataagcCTTAGAATTGTGGTAAcctctgattaacctttgcCTTACGACTAGAGGTAAAGTTTAGGGTAATTGGGGTGTTACAAAAAGGCTAAGAATTGTGTTTTGAACATAATGATCACTACAACAAATAAGGGTTTTCGCAATGGTCAAAAACTGTTGTCGTAGATTGAAAAACCGTTCCCAAAACTTTAAGCAACGctttggcaacggtttttgaCCTGTGGTATATGCGGCCGTTGCCAATGCTCAAAGGCAACGGTTTTTTACCTAAGGCAACAGTAATaaaaaaaccgttgccaaaaTTACTGGTATAGACAACggttttgaaagaaaattttaaacaacGGTTTTGAACCATTACTCAATAAGGAACGGTTTTAAACCGTTCTCTTTCATGATCCAACGGTTTAAAACCATAACTGAATAAGCAACGGTTTTAAACTGTTGTAGTTTTATTATTTACAAAACCAACGGTTTTAAAGCGTTACCGTTGATGTCTTttttggcaacggttttaaaGTGTTATCATTGGTGTCATTttttggcaacggttttaaaTCATTCCTTTTGTGACTTTTGACAACGGTTTTTtatagttatatatttttttatttacaataattttctcatgttgcattaaaattaatattccaactatttttttaatttagtgtcGATAAATAACCTTAATTATTTGAATCAAATTACTAAAAAAACTAATTGAATATTTACcatcaaatttgatttttaaagtATTCTATAACATTCATACATATTTGTAACCTATAAAAGAGATTTTATCATTTTAGAAGTCAAATAAACTAAGATACTTTAAAATCACATAATAAGAGTCTAAGTCATAACCATATCTAATCATAAAGAAAAGAGGTTGATATATTACAATAGCAAATagattcttcatcatcttcataAATTGGTGATTTTTACTCTCTAGTATTTTATCTTCACAATTTGTGTGATTAAGTTCTTTCTCTCCTTCATAATGATTTTCctgtaaacaaaaaaattagcaaattaaaTATAATGTTAAGCCTAATGCTAATAATTGAAGGAATGGAAGTTTGATTTAGGCTTACCAATAGTAGTAGTTATGTTGGATGTGGTTAGGATTATCACATTTGGAGATGATTTTAACTTGTCAATCTGAGTTAGTAATGCATTTACAACCTGAAATATTCATATTTAAGGATTACTAACACACTACGCAAATACCCAAGAAAATCCAACATCTCTCGGttgcatttttttaaataatatttaacatTCTCACACACTATTCAAAAaaagatagaaagaaaaaaaggaataGTGGGGAAGAAAAGGGGTATTTTCCTGCAGGAAGGACCAGAGAGATTGGTATACCCGAATAGAATCTGAAGGATCTGAACCGGATATAGCAGCTTTTCTGGCCGCAGCAAGGCTTTCGACTTCATCTGCATGACCACACACTTAACCCAACGCGGATACATGACAAGCATATAGCATTAAGTTAAATTTTGTTCTGCCTCACCAATCAAAACAAATACTAGATTGCTTTCTTCTTTACCATTTCTTGAATCTTTTGGAAAAGTTTTGCAACCTAAACAACAAGGAAACACAATTGTGCATTCAGTGCAACAATACAACATAATAACAGTTCATCTATTAATAACCTCTGAAGTGATAACAAAGTGGAAATTCATCAACTACAAAGCATTGGTACTTCTAATAACTATTGTACATGCATACCAGCTTGCCATTTTCAGAAAACCATTTACTCAATAAAGAATGTGCATTCACTTCAATAAGCTGGCACTGTGGGAATCTGAGTACAAAAATAAACTGGTGAGTTTTTGTTCATTTATTTACTTGTCTCATTGGAAGATGttgtattaaaattttaactGTGTTGTTAGTGCACCTTGAATTAAATCGAATCGATAATTTCTGAGCTAATGCTTTACATAATGAAATCTTTCCAATCCCCGGGTCCCTGTGGAAGAATTATGCTATAAATATCCAAAAATGTCAAGATATATTCCTGATTCAGTCctctaaaaaaaatcttatatatcaatttcatacttttttttcttctttaattctatttttttagataGAACTCATTATTGTTTGTTATGAATCTATCCAATAATTTTACTTGCATTAGTAAAACTAGATTCAAATAAATAAAGGTAAACATGAAAAACACATCCAAAATGATATTATTTGTACGAGTTCTATGCTATTAGCTTTTAGTTCACAGTCTAATGAACACAATAAGTATGGTTCCACCATCAGCAAGTTTTTGGTCTCCTTCCTTTGTCTGTTGAGTCCCCTTCTCTTTCATGGTTTGCAAGAGTTAGCTATAGTCTCTCAAACTGCAAGCTTTTCTTTTAAAGGAACTCTATAGAATCTTAACAAATTTACTGAGTTATTTTACAGATGTCCCAAAACCAAAGTATGCATGTTGCAAATTTACATTCAGAATTGAAGACCATACAAACAAACTGGGCATTCCTAAGTAAACAAATATTTTCAGTGCTTACCGATTCCATGAAACAAGGAATGGATCAACACCCTTTTCAGTAAAGAGCAAAGTATTAGCTGCATAACGTAACAACCTTTGCTTTAGACCAGATTCAAATATTAAACAGCAAAAGCAATGATTGGTAGTTCATTTGGAAATTTGTTTACCAAACTAAAATTACTGAAGGGGTTAGTTTACCTTAGGGCAGCTCCAGTGTTGGTTCCCAGCGGCAGCTCCAGTGTTGGTTCCCAACGGCAGAGGACTCTAGCAACTTGCAGAACCCAGAGGCAGAGGCAGAACAGGGCCATTCTCTCCAAACCCCTAGTAGCAGCGCCAGCAAGGAGCGTCTCTCACGGCGGCGACGGTGAGCTTCAACAACTGCGACGGTGACGGCAAGGAAAACACCCACCACCAtgcgttcttcttcttcccctttctCTAGTCGTTCGCATTCCTCTTCGTCCTTCCCTAATCGACAGCGCACTTTCGGCGATGACGACGAGGCTGGCTTCAACGGTGGCGACGGAACGGCGACGAGGACGAAGCTTCCTCTCGCTCACTGCTCGCGTCTCCCTTTCGTCCGTGTGCTCAATGGCGACGCACGATGATGGCAGCGACGGTCCCTCTGGTTCTCCCTGTCCCGGACGCAGCTCTTCCCCTCTCCCCCGGCGACAGCGATGGTGGCGATCCTAGGCGGTGTCGTCCCTTCTTTCTTCCCTCTCCTTCTTCCCCGAGCCCCCACTTctttctttccctttctttcttttatttcccCTCTCTGTATTCGCGTGAGTGTAATTGGTGTTGGGTTAGGTTTCTGATTTAAAAATTAAGGTTTTGTAAGGGTATAaggataaaataattttttttataaaattaaaggataaaataataattttaaaaattaaatgtattttattaaaattatttaaaaatgttatttattaatatatcgttgagtttaaataattatttttaatttaaattatgaaaTGAACAGATTAATTATACTTTATAAAATACAATTTAAGCTcgaaatattaattatttaaagtaaattatttaactctttatttttttattaccaaaattttaatttcaaattatatgaataaccaattacaataaaaatatataagaatattaattaatttaaactcaaagtatttataaaatcaatttaatcatttttaatagattattttctaaaaataaaaaatttaaattaaattataaattatttataatagaagttacttaaattaaattatataattcttttttattttttaattatcaaaattataattttaattatacaaaaatttaattataataaaaattatataaaaattctaattaatttaaactccaactattataaaaattatatataatttttaattatttttaaatttaaagtatcataaaattttatttaactaattttagtgaaataatttttttaaaataaaattatcaacaaatataataaatcataaataaattattatttaatttttcaaaaacttggGTTGTTACAAATTTGGTATTGTTCGATGATGGCTCTAATGATGAGTGGTGTGGGTTATGGAGCACTAGGACTAATAGAGAGAGGAAAAATTGACAAGTCTCTATGTTTTGTTTTGAAGAGAGgttgttgaaa includes:
- the LOC130934327 gene encoding pachytene checkpoint protein 2 homolog, which gives rise to MALFCLCLWVLQVARVLCRWEPTLELPLGTNTGAALRLLRYAANTLLFTEKGVDPFLVSWNRDPGIGKISLCKALAQKLSIRFNSRFPQCQLIEVNAHSLLSKWFSENGKLVAKLFQKIQEMVVNALLTQIDKLKSSPNVIILTTSNITTTIGKSL